From Vibrio tritonius, the proteins below share one genomic window:
- a CDS encoding dihydrodipicolinate synthase family protein produces the protein MTSLITGPHVAIVTPFNEQGALDEKALRAQVRRQLTNGNKIFCNGTNGEFFVLSDAEKRRVAEICLNEANDNDLVVTHIGETSLAQTIAHGKDVAAMGIKAVSVITPWFSALRPHELVHYYQQVADAVPVPIYLYNIPARTGNTITPDVAAELAKHPNIYGIKDSAGSLESLQGFLAVSQNAENFDVLTGPDSLILTGYQLGCVGCISGIANIVPELVNQVYRGFLQDNMALANEAQNRINYLRSTLYPMAFAPAVVKKMVNLLGENVGESRYPVYFSKEERERMLEIFNG, from the coding sequence ATGACTAGCCTGATTACTGGTCCACATGTTGCCATTGTTACACCTTTTAATGAACAAGGCGCCCTAGACGAAAAGGCACTGAGAGCGCAAGTTCGTCGGCAACTCACAAATGGCAATAAGATTTTTTGTAACGGAACGAACGGCGAATTCTTCGTATTAAGTGACGCAGAGAAACGTCGTGTGGCTGAAATTTGTCTTAACGAAGCCAATGATAATGATTTGGTGGTGACGCACATTGGTGAAACGTCACTTGCTCAGACTATTGCTCACGGTAAAGATGTTGCTGCGATGGGAATCAAAGCGGTCTCGGTTATTACTCCATGGTTTTCTGCTTTACGTCCCCATGAGTTGGTTCATTATTATCAACAAGTTGCGGATGCTGTACCCGTGCCGATTTACCTCTATAACATTCCCGCTCGTACTGGTAATACCATTACCCCTGATGTTGCTGCTGAACTGGCTAAACATCCCAATATTTATGGGATAAAGGACAGCGCTGGTTCGTTAGAAAGCCTGCAAGGTTTTCTTGCGGTAAGCCAAAATGCGGAAAACTTCGATGTGCTAACCGGACCTGACTCATTAATTTTGACTGGTTATCAACTCGGCTGTGTTGGTTGCATTTCTGGAATAGCCAATATTGTACCTGAACTAGTCAATCAAGTTTATCGTGGCTTCTTACAAGACAACATGGCCTTGGCTAACGAAGCCCAAAATAGGATTAATTATTTACGTTCAACACTTTATCCGATGGCTTTCGCTCCTGCTGTTGTGAAGAAAATGGTGAACTTATTGGGAGAAAACGTGGGTGAGAGTCGCTATCCCGTATATTTCTCGAAAGAAGAAAGAGAGAGAATGCTAGAGATTTTTAACGGATAA
- a CDS encoding TAXI family TRAP transporter solute-binding subunit, producing the protein MFNKHIRYALKTAALCSIVIAGVAQATDTASIISQPPGNGWYTYGTTFSQLIPKATHDEYKIKLIPRGGGMTNPVVVNNGKADFGFATSNAAVWARDGLTDIYKGRTNKDLRMVLDDVQQAYTITVARKGWVEQTGNDTWEKIIHADKVIIAMKPTGSQVPIIANYIFESLGTDFETLKKEGKIVQMGSGQASQMMRDNAIDVYIDNVPAMHPNLTEMTLTSDVTYIPYSKKTLEALAKVGLPTGTMPAGTYNEQTKDYVNPVSATVFLTNSKVSDDIVYNVTKSLVENQSEIKKVHSPLKFWHPETIGSHQELVKLHPGALKYYREQGWIK; encoded by the coding sequence ATGTTTAATAAGCACATTCGATATGCTCTTAAGACAGCAGCATTATGTTCCATAGTTATAGCTGGAGTTGCACAAGCAACTGACACGGCGAGTATTATATCTCAACCACCAGGTAATGGCTGGTATACCTACGGTACAACCTTTTCTCAATTAATACCGAAAGCAACCCACGATGAATATAAAATTAAACTGATTCCTCGTGGAGGCGGTATGACTAACCCTGTTGTGGTGAATAATGGTAAAGCCGATTTTGGTTTCGCGACATCTAATGCTGCTGTTTGGGCACGTGATGGTCTAACTGATATCTATAAAGGTCGAACAAATAAAGACTTACGTATGGTTCTTGATGACGTGCAGCAAGCCTACACCATAACGGTTGCTCGTAAAGGTTGGGTTGAGCAAACCGGTAATGATACTTGGGAAAAAATCATCCATGCAGACAAAGTGATTATTGCGATGAAGCCAACTGGCTCTCAAGTGCCAATTATTGCTAACTATATTTTTGAATCTCTAGGTACCGATTTTGAGACACTCAAAAAAGAAGGGAAAATAGTCCAAATGGGGAGCGGTCAGGCTAGCCAAATGATGCGTGATAATGCAATCGATGTGTATATTGATAATGTTCCGGCAATGCATCCCAATCTCACTGAAATGACCCTGACGAGTGATGTTACTTATATTCCTTATTCTAAGAAAACACTAGAAGCCTTAGCAAAAGTTGGTCTGCCAACGGGTACTATGCCAGCAGGTACTTACAATGAACAAACTAAGGATTATGTCAATCCAGTTAGTGCTACGGTATTCCTAACTAACTCAAAAGTCAGTGACGATATTGTTTATAACGTCACCAAATCTCTAGTCGAAAATCAATCTGAAATCAAAAAGGTGCATTCACCATTAAAATTTTGGCATCCAGAAACCATTGGCTCACACCAAGAACTGGTTAAATTACATCCGGGAGCTCTAAAGTATTATCGCGAGCAAGGTTGGATTAAATAA
- a CDS encoding TRAP transporter permease — MKYRHFMNAITAVISMAYLVFLLRQFFSPVSPLTAASIHVYMATTLVLCFKPLEFKNSSFLYLSRIVNLIFIGLTLSVVFHYYTAIPRLETRLEMIDDILFSDKYAFCVGLLMLFEAVRRSVGFSLLSVVIVFVLYGFFGPHFPGWTAFDGFSLDTMTELISMQADGLFGITASTAINFVFFFVMFGCVFTMTGGGSVFIDLAMKATASLTGGAAKMSLLGSALFGMVSGSAVANTTSTGVLTIPIMKRSGYTKEQAAATEAIASTGGQLMPPIMGIAAFVMSDMLGIPYADIAAAGIIPATAFYFALFVIIDLRARKTGIGNIAKEDLQFEPIMPRVHLLISPVFLVIALISGYSAPYAAFVGTVFALLAPLLRKNTRYTYKVVYPMIMDIAKQMSWVSVPLASVGIIMVLATQSNLAFKFVEILSSVGQDNLYLSLIMVILGCVIMGMGLPTVAAYIIGSIIFAPALISMGVDTLAANMFIMYYCVLSMVTPPVALCAYAASAIGHADSSKTGFIAFSYALVIFLVPFSFITDPVVLWKGSWYLILIAFLGMLMATFCWAVFLQGWLKKNLNIVERILFLVASLGIVLDNSATTLWFFFIGLSAVLIVWCWKSTPRTVPNATLV; from the coding sequence ATGAAATATCGTCATTTTATGAATGCCATAACCGCTGTTATTAGTATGGCCTATTTGGTGTTTCTATTACGCCAGTTCTTTTCCCCTGTGTCTCCACTGACTGCTGCAAGTATTCATGTGTACATGGCAACAACGCTAGTTTTGTGTTTTAAACCTTTGGAATTTAAAAATTCTTCTTTTCTATATTTATCAAGAATAGTAAATCTTATTTTTATTGGTTTAACACTGTCGGTTGTATTCCACTATTATACTGCTATTCCACGTTTGGAAACTCGTCTAGAAATGATCGATGACATTCTATTTTCCGATAAATACGCATTTTGTGTTGGCTTATTAATGCTGTTTGAAGCGGTTAGACGCTCAGTCGGTTTTTCATTGCTATCGGTTGTTATTGTATTTGTTCTCTATGGTTTTTTCGGTCCTCACTTCCCAGGGTGGACTGCATTCGATGGTTTTAGTCTCGATACCATGACAGAGCTAATCAGTATGCAAGCCGATGGCCTATTTGGTATTACGGCAAGTACAGCAATTAACTTTGTGTTTTTCTTTGTTATGTTCGGTTGTGTCTTTACCATGACTGGTGGCGGCAGTGTCTTTATTGACTTAGCGATGAAAGCGACAGCTTCCTTGACTGGCGGTGCAGCGAAAATGTCTCTTTTAGGATCGGCATTGTTTGGTATGGTCAGTGGTTCTGCGGTGGCGAATACCACATCTACAGGTGTGTTGACTATTCCAATTATGAAACGCTCAGGTTACACCAAAGAACAAGCTGCAGCGACAGAAGCCATTGCATCTACCGGTGGTCAGCTAATGCCTCCTATCATGGGCATAGCAGCCTTCGTTATGTCTGATATGTTGGGTATTCCATATGCCGACATTGCGGCTGCAGGGATCATTCCCGCGACGGCTTTTTACTTTGCTTTATTCGTTATTATTGATTTGAGAGCTCGTAAAACAGGGATTGGTAATATTGCCAAAGAAGATCTGCAATTTGAGCCAATTATGCCTCGTGTTCATTTACTCATTTCTCCAGTATTTCTTGTTATCGCACTAATTTCAGGCTATTCAGCGCCTTATGCAGCATTTGTTGGGACGGTATTTGCCCTTTTAGCACCACTATTACGTAAAAACACACGTTACACCTATAAAGTTGTCTACCCGATGATCATGGATATTGCGAAGCAGATGTCTTGGGTATCAGTACCATTAGCTTCAGTCGGTATTATTATGGTTCTTGCGACTCAATCTAACTTGGCCTTCAAGTTCGTCGAAATTTTGAGTTCAGTGGGGCAAGATAATCTGTATTTATCTCTTATTATGGTGATCTTGGGTTGCGTTATTATGGGGATGGGGCTGCCAACGGTAGCGGCTTATATTATTGGTTCAATTATCTTTGCTCCAGCACTTATTTCTATGGGGGTAGATACGCTCGCGGCCAATATGTTCATTATGTATTACTGCGTATTGTCAATGGTGACACCACCCGTCGCTTTGTGTGCTTATGCAGCTTCAGCGATAGGACATGCCGATTCATCTAAAACGGGCTTCATCGCTTTCTCGTATGCGTTGGTTATTTTCCTCGTTCCATTTAGCTTTATTACTGACCCTGTTGTTTTATGGAAAGGCAGTTGGTACCTAATTCTTATCGCTTTTCTGGGCATGTTAATGGCCACCTTCTGTTGGGCAGTATTTTTACAAGGATGGTTGAAAAAGAACCTCAATATTGTTGAAAGAATATTGTTTTTAGTGGCAAGTCTCGGAATTGTTCTGGATAACTCAGCGACAACGCTTTGGTTTTTCTTCATAGGACTATCGGCAGTGCTAATTGTGTGGTGTTGGAAGTCAACTCCTAGAACAGTGCCTAATGCAACGCTAGTGTAA
- a CDS encoding sialidase family protein encodes MNQEVVTVIRDGKLTSNDDRFSTAMLPSNYPQNHASNLLVLPNGDILCTWFAGTQEGVSDISILCSRLRKGSDVWELAVKLSNDPERSEQNPVLFLDPDNILWLLWTAQLAGNQDTAIVRCRKSQDFGETWLDINVLIDKPGTFIRQPIVVLENGNWLLPIFNCTVKPGEKWVGNYDTSSVKISEDKGKTWRDVNVPNSLGCVHMSIAPLKNGSLIAVYRSRWADHIYQSYSHDHGETWSEPKATELPNNNSSIQITALNNGDLAMVFNNMSAAGAISRRSSLYDEIEDDSGAKEPEIIDGKSAFWGAPRAPMSLAISKNNGETWSVIGNLDEGDGFCMTNNSQEKLNREFSYPTITQSPDGVVHIAYTYFRQAIKYVRINHL; translated from the coding sequence ATGAATCAAGAAGTTGTCACAGTCATTCGAGATGGAAAATTAACGAGTAACGATGATCGATTTTCCACAGCAATGTTGCCTTCTAATTATCCCCAAAATCATGCCTCAAATTTATTAGTCTTACCGAACGGTGACATCCTATGTACTTGGTTTGCGGGTACTCAAGAAGGGGTTTCTGATATTTCCATTTTGTGTTCTCGTCTGCGTAAAGGCAGTGATGTGTGGGAACTTGCGGTTAAACTATCAAATGATCCAGAGCGGTCGGAACAGAACCCTGTTTTATTTTTGGACCCAGATAATATTCTGTGGTTGCTTTGGACTGCACAACTTGCAGGCAATCAAGATACGGCAATTGTTCGCTGTCGAAAGTCTCAGGATTTTGGTGAAACTTGGTTAGATATTAATGTGCTGATCGATAAACCGGGCACCTTTATTCGTCAACCTATCGTGGTTCTAGAAAATGGTAATTGGTTGCTACCCATATTTAATTGCACGGTAAAACCAGGTGAAAAATGGGTCGGTAACTATGACACAAGTAGCGTTAAAATTTCTGAAGATAAAGGAAAAACGTGGCGTGATGTGAATGTTCCGAATAGCCTCGGTTGCGTGCATATGTCGATTGCACCGTTAAAAAATGGCTCTTTAATTGCGGTTTATCGCAGTCGTTGGGCAGACCATATTTATCAAAGCTATTCACATGATCATGGTGAAACATGGAGTGAACCTAAAGCAACCGAATTACCGAATAACAATTCATCGATTCAAATCACTGCACTTAATAACGGCGATTTAGCCATGGTATTCAATAACATGAGCGCGGCAGGTGCAATCTCACGTCGCAGTTCTTTGTATGATGAGATTGAGGATGACAGTGGAGCCAAAGAGCCGGAAATTATTGATGGCAAGAGTGCATTTTGGGGCGCTCCACGAGCACCAATGTCGTTGGCGATTTCAAAAAATAATGGGGAAACATGGTCGGTTATTGGCAACCTTGATGAAGGAGATGGCTTTTGTATGACCAATAACTCCCAAGAGAAGCTTAATCGAGAGTTTTCTTACCCAACCATTACTCAATCTCCGGATGGAGTAGTACACATCGCTTATACCTATTTCCGTCAAGCGATTAAATATGTGCGTATAAATCATTTGTAA
- a CDS encoding YhcH/YjgK/YiaL family protein, whose translation MISGSLFSLSTAGLLDPFKQILSYSQCSFAALSEADDQKMQLSDASWFCNIGPTATQEPELRHTEFHKLYADIHVVLEGEERINFGVINCMDEVFTEKKPDLLILQTPKLTQSMTLRVGDFAIFFPGEPHQALCMVSEPKPIRKAVFKVPLSMIEE comes from the coding sequence ATGATATCTGGCAGTTTATTTTCGTTATCCACTGCAGGACTACTTGATCCATTTAAACAGATTCTATCGTACTCACAGTGTTCCTTTGCCGCATTATCTGAAGCAGATGACCAAAAAATGCAACTCTCAGATGCATCGTGGTTTTGCAATATTGGACCAACGGCAACCCAAGAACCTGAACTTCGTCATACAGAATTTCATAAACTTTATGCGGATATTCATGTGGTATTGGAAGGTGAAGAACGCATTAATTTTGGAGTGATCAATTGCATGGATGAGGTGTTTACTGAGAAAAAGCCGGATTTGTTGATTTTGCAGACGCCAAAACTTACACAATCTATGACGCTCAGGGTGGGAGACTTCGCTATATTTTTCCCCGGAGAACCTCATCAGGCTCTGTGTATGGTCTCTGAACCAAAACCCATTCGTAAAGCGGTTTTCAAGGTGCCGTTATCGATGATTGAGGAGTAA
- a CDS encoding SDR family NAD(P)-dependent oxidoreductase, with protein sequence MSRIALVTGVSSGIGQAIAETLLKNDWHVIGLSRTQVSHEHPNFVSYSVDLMDTQKLLNCLEQLPKIDAVIHAAGKMVAAPLGSLNLEESQAIWQLHVGVAEILANYFADKLSEGGRIVIIGSRTSKGVAGRSQYVSTKSALFGMVRSWAAELAPKGITANIIAPGATETPMLMNPNRKASPPKLPPIGRFISPYEVAQYVNFIVSPHAGAITGQELVICGGASL encoded by the coding sequence ATGAGTCGTATTGCGTTAGTGACAGGAGTGAGCTCTGGGATCGGTCAAGCTATCGCGGAGACACTGCTAAAAAATGACTGGCATGTTATAGGATTAAGCCGCACACAAGTGAGCCATGAACATCCTAATTTTGTTAGCTATTCTGTTGACCTCATGGATACTCAGAAATTGCTAAATTGTCTAGAACAATTGCCTAAGATTGATGCTGTTATCCATGCGGCAGGAAAAATGGTCGCAGCACCTTTAGGGAGCCTCAACCTTGAGGAAAGTCAGGCGATATGGCAACTGCATGTTGGGGTTGCTGAAATTTTGGCGAACTATTTTGCTGATAAGCTCAGTGAAGGAGGGCGTATCGTTATTATCGGAAGTCGAACATCAAAAGGTGTGGCTGGTCGTTCGCAATATGTTTCGACTAAATCTGCGTTATTTGGGATGGTACGTAGCTGGGCCGCAGAGCTTGCTCCAAAAGGCATTACCGCCAATATTATCGCTCCAGGAGCAACAGAAACGCCAATGCTAATGAATCCAAATAGAAAAGCGTCACCTCCTAAATTGCCCCCTATCGGTCGTTTCATTTCCCCTTATGAAGTTGCTCAATATGTCAATTTCATTGTATCTCCTCATGCTGGAGCTATTACTGGGCAAGAGCTAGTCATCTGTGGGGGCGCTTCGCTTTAG
- a CDS encoding SGNH/GDSL hydrolase family protein — MSNIKNVLCFGDSLTWGWIPQPHSVPSQRYAPDVRWTGVMAKVLGDEFHVIEEGLNARTVNVDDPLDPRLNGSAYFPTALASHLPLDLVIIMLGSNNTKAAFNQSAQEIAEGMSLLVTQAYRCAGGVGAAYSAPKILVVSPPPLGEMPDPWFQVMYEGGHEKTLELPKYYQMMANFLKVNFFDAGSVIKTDGCDGLHLTPESNGMLGRALAEHVLKILS, encoded by the coding sequence ATGAGCAATATAAAGAACGTTTTATGTTTTGGTGACTCGTTAACATGGGGATGGATTCCGCAGCCGCACAGTGTGCCTTCGCAGCGTTATGCGCCTGATGTACGTTGGACAGGCGTGATGGCGAAGGTGCTGGGGGATGAGTTTCATGTGATAGAAGAAGGGCTGAATGCTCGTACTGTCAATGTTGATGACCCGCTTGATCCGCGTCTTAATGGTTCCGCTTATTTTCCGACAGCACTTGCCAGCCATTTGCCCTTGGATTTAGTCATCATCATGCTAGGGTCAAACAATACCAAAGCGGCGTTTAATCAGAGCGCACAAGAGATTGCTGAAGGAATGTCGTTGTTGGTTACTCAGGCGTACCGCTGTGCAGGTGGGGTGGGGGCTGCGTATTCGGCGCCGAAAATCTTGGTGGTGTCGCCACCGCCCTTAGGTGAGATGCCCGACCCATGGTTTCAAGTGATGTACGAAGGTGGTCATGAGAAAACCCTAGAGCTTCCTAAGTATTACCAGATGATGGCGAACTTTTTAAAAGTGAATTTCTTTGATGCGGGCTCAGTTATCAAAACCGATGGCTGCGATGGTTTGCATTTAACGCCTGAAAGTAATGGTATGCTTGGGCGAGCCTTGGCAGAGCATGTGCTAAAGATACTTAGTTAA